One genomic region from Candidatus Caldarchaeum subterraneum encodes:
- a CDS encoding conserved hypothetical protein (D-aminoacyl-tRNA deacylase domain) — MLKKVVMLSLEDTAAVEILRILVENYGFAESGGKIFHKNGVPIICLDKSMLYADDEVASIEADLVIVPSKHVSETGRRCLLVHSTGNWGATAPYGGKPRQLSETSAAAVYRALMGLRQAVENSGVRDVEVGMEATHHGPHSEKPLIFVEVGSDISAWRDSKMAEAAAETVYQLCFGVETNLPEPAVGFGGGHYPRDILKPVFAGSYMVGHVASKHHFPLDEEVIRQAFQRTVEQPRTALIDWDGLRSEHRTALIRALSSFGIDVVKV; from the coding sequence GTGTTGAAAAAGGTTGTGATGCTTTCGCTCGAGGACACAGCCGCTGTAGAGATACTTAGAATTCTCGTGGAGAATTATGGTTTCGCCGAAAGTGGCGGCAAAATCTTCCATAAAAACGGTGTACCGATAATTTGTCTTGACAAGTCGATGCTCTACGCCGACGATGAGGTGGCATCGATTGAAGCTGATCTTGTTATCGTTCCCTCGAAACATGTGTCGGAGACGGGGAGAAGATGCCTTTTGGTGCATTCGACTGGCAACTGGGGGGCCACAGCTCCTTATGGCGGCAAGCCCAGGCAGCTCTCTGAAACATCTGCCGCCGCTGTTTACCGTGCACTGATGGGGTTACGCCAAGCCGTTGAAAACAGTGGGGTACGAGACGTGGAGGTTGGCATGGAGGCCACACACCATGGCCCCCACTCGGAGAAACCGCTTATCTTCGTAGAAGTAGGCTCAGACATCAGCGCTTGGAGAGACAGCAAAATGGCTGAAGCCGCTGCAGAAACGGTCTACCAACTCTGTTTCGGAGTGGAAACAAACCTCCCCGAGCCTGCCGTCGGGTTCGGAGGAGGACATTATCCACGCGATATTCTCAAACCAGTTTTCGCTGGAAGCTACATGGTCGGCCACGTAGCATCCAAACATCATTTTCCATTGGATGAAGAGGTGATTAGACAGGCTTTTCAAAGAACCGTTGAACAGCCGAGGACCGCGTTGATTGACTGGGATGGGCTCCGCTCAGAACATCGAACGGCCCTAATAAGGGCTTTATCAAGTTTCGGCATAGATGTGGTGAAGGTTTAG
- a CDS encoding SAM-dependent methyltransferase has protein sequence MRDFSEPVAVPLLSGYEAKYLLSLVRCGEVDVSLDLGVSTSKGFVCNEGVSIDDVRVSRWMLEKAAARPEDVYVVEERFPKLAWFEEKMYRLVAPGWRQPTTVEINGVRMHRTVVVNPMDDARQKVMLLRELGGAEALDICTGLGYTAIALLANGARRVVTVEKDPNIVKMATLNPWSRQLFTEKIERIVADAVDFLRKCGEEFDVVMHDPPSFRVAGELYSTEFYRLLYRVVRRGGVVVHYVGQPGVKRGFALYRGVVERMRKAGFKAVHIPECFCVRAVKV, from the coding sequence ATGCGGGATTTTTCCGAGCCTGTCGCGGTTCCTTTACTGTCGGGATATGAGGCAAAGTATCTGCTAAGTCTGGTGAGATGTGGGGAGGTGGATGTCTCTCTTGATTTGGGGGTTTCTACTTCGAAAGGCTTTGTGTGTAATGAAGGTGTTTCGATAGATGATGTGAGGGTTAGTCGGTGGATGCTTGAGAAGGCGGCTGCACGGCCTGAGGATGTTTATGTCGTTGAGGAGAGGTTCCCTAAGCTTGCATGGTTTGAGGAAAAGATGTATAGATTGGTTGCACCGGGGTGGAGGCAGCCGACAACCGTTGAGATTAATGGTGTCAGAATGCATAGGACGGTCGTTGTAAATCCGATGGATGATGCTCGTCAAAAAGTGATGCTTTTGCGAGAACTCGGCGGAGCGGAGGCTCTTGACATCTGCACCGGACTGGGCTACACGGCCATCGCCCTGTTAGCGAATGGGGCACGCCGAGTGGTTACTGTTGAGAAAGACCCTAACATAGTGAAGATGGCCACCCTAAACCCGTGGTCCAGACAACTTTTCACGGAGAAAATAGAGAGGATAGTGGCTGATGCCGTGGATTTTCTCAGAAAATGTGGTGAGGAGTTTGACGTGGTTATGCATGACCCGCCCAGTTTCAGAGTAGCTGGAGAGCTTTATTCAACCGAGTTCTATAGGCTTCTATACAGGGTTGTGAGACGTGGAGGGGTGGTTGTTCACTATGTTGGTCAACCGGGTGTGAAGAGGGGATTTGCTCTATACCGAGGGGTGGTTGAGAGGATGCGTAAAGCAGGGTTTAAAGCCGTCCACATCCCTGAATGCTTCTGTGTCCGAGCTGTGAAGGTTTAA
- a CDS encoding lysyl-tRNA synthetase, class I: MVERNRIGLGTWIDKLAWEIIEREKQLGRSLENIRTEAGIAASGFIHIGSLSDSVRAYAVSLAIKNLGYGSEMIQFADDMDGLRSVPAEIPKEYEKHLLKPVSLIPDPFNCHESYAEHMETMLLDTLAKTGVESKFYRGFHVYGSGLLKNQISKILENAKTIGEKILELTGQQKFVETLPYFPLCASCGRIYTTHAESFDHKTGRVHYVCKGVSIKKRWFEGCGYEGEADISKADGKLSWKVEWAARWAALDVRFEAYGKDLAASVMVNDWVSENILGYKPPKHVQYELFLDESRRKISKSKGVSVFTPHEWFKYGSPQSLVLLFLKRIKGTRVVSPQLIPALMDELDALGEQHRRNTGDPRRTGLYVYAYMLKPPEKPPTKISYSLLVFLASIAPEDRETDFVVSRLKRYGYKVDEEVLRKVEYAVNYQKVFGRPEVKPVVVDDNMRRAVDEVAEAVRNASNPDTLQSTIFEIARRYMINPPQLFQTLYRILIGQDSGPKLAPFIIEDYGVERAYEALKRVSQGLYTAKTEYGHQKSEERI, from the coding sequence ATGGTTGAGAGAAACAGGATAGGCCTCGGCACATGGATAGACAAGCTGGCTTGGGAGATTATTGAGAGGGAGAAGCAGCTTGGTAGAAGCCTTGAAAACATAAGAACAGAGGCAGGAATAGCGGCCTCAGGCTTCATACATATCGGAAGCCTCTCAGACTCGGTCAGGGCCTATGCTGTTTCTCTCGCCATAAAAAATCTCGGATACGGCTCCGAGATGATACAGTTCGCCGATGACATGGACGGGCTTAGAAGCGTCCCCGCCGAAATCCCAAAAGAATATGAGAAACATCTCCTGAAGCCTGTGTCGCTTATCCCAGACCCATTCAACTGCCACGAATCCTACGCAGAACACATGGAGACGATGCTGCTTGACACACTAGCCAAAACAGGCGTCGAATCCAAGTTCTATAGAGGATTTCACGTCTACGGCAGCGGATTGCTCAAGAACCAGATATCGAAGATACTGGAGAATGCAAAAACAATCGGCGAAAAAATCTTAGAGCTCACTGGGCAGCAAAAGTTTGTTGAGACGCTGCCCTACTTCCCGCTATGTGCTTCATGTGGAAGAATCTACACTACTCATGCTGAGAGCTTCGACCACAAGACGGGCCGTGTACACTATGTCTGCAAAGGAGTGAGCATTAAGAAGAGATGGTTTGAGGGATGCGGATATGAGGGTGAGGCGGATATCTCCAAGGCAGATGGCAAGCTTTCCTGGAAGGTCGAGTGGGCTGCGAGGTGGGCCGCGCTCGATGTGCGTTTCGAGGCCTACGGCAAGGATTTGGCGGCTTCTGTAATGGTGAATGACTGGGTATCCGAAAACATACTCGGATACAAGCCGCCCAAACATGTCCAGTACGAGCTCTTCCTCGACGAGTCACGGCGAAAAATCTCCAAATCCAAGGGCGTCTCAGTCTTCACACCCCATGAATGGTTCAAGTACGGCTCTCCTCAAAGCCTTGTACTGCTTTTCCTGAAGCGCATCAAGGGAACGAGAGTGGTGTCTCCACAGCTAATACCTGCTTTAATGGATGAGCTCGATGCGTTGGGAGAGCAACATCGCAGAAACACCGGCGACCCGAGGAGAACAGGTCTATATGTCTATGCATACATGCTTAAACCCCCTGAAAAGCCTCCGACAAAAATCTCCTACAGCCTTCTCGTGTTTCTGGCTTCTATCGCCCCCGAAGACAGGGAGACCGATTTCGTGGTCTCGAGGCTGAAACGCTATGGCTACAAAGTGGATGAAGAAGTTTTGAGGAAGGTTGAGTACGCTGTCAATTATCAAAAAGTCTTCGGAAGACCTGAGGTGAAGCCTGTTGTTGTCGACGACAACATGCGACGAGCTGTCGACGAGGTCGCTGAAGCCGTTAGAAACGCATCCAACCCCGATACACTCCAGTCAACCATATTCGAAATTGCGCGGCGATACATGATAAACCCACCCCAGCTCTTTCAAACACTGTACAGAATCTTGATTGGACAAGACAGCGGCCCGAAGCTGGCGCCTTTCATAATAGAAGACTACGGTGTGGAACGTGCTTACGAGGCTTTGAAACGTGTCTCACAAGGCTTATATACGGCAAAAACAGAATATGGACACCAAAAGAGTGAAGAAAGGATTTGA
- a CDS encoding replication factor A1, translating into MSELVKIGSLTPRSRGVNLVAKIVEKPEPRVVSSQYDQSEHRLTEALIADETGAITLVLWDDNIDLVNEGDSIKVVNGFIKLFRGKMQLNLGKFGKIEPSEEPVTEVNTENNLSQKETYGSEDRPRGGGFRSRGFQGRRRFR; encoded by the coding sequence TTGAGCGAATTGGTTAAGATAGGAAGCCTGACCCCGCGGTCGCGGGGCGTAAACCTCGTCGCAAAAATTGTCGAAAAACCAGAGCCACGCGTTGTCTCTTCGCAGTACGACCAGTCAGAGCATCGGTTGACAGAGGCCTTGATAGCGGACGAAACAGGAGCCATCACACTTGTTCTCTGGGACGACAACATCGACCTTGTAAACGAAGGCGACTCGATAAAGGTTGTAAACGGGTTCATCAAGCTTTTCAGGGGAAAAATGCAGCTAAACCTCGGCAAATTCGGTAAGATTGAGCCATCGGAGGAGCCTGTGACAGAAGTAAACACCGAGAACAACCTATCCCAGAAAGAAACATACGGATCGGAGGACAGGCCTCGTGGAGGCGGGTTTAGGTCCCGTGGGTTTCAGGGAAGAAGACGCTTTAGGTAA